One Astatotilapia calliptera chromosome 1, fAstCal1.2, whole genome shotgun sequence DNA segment encodes these proteins:
- the jph3a gene encoding junctophilin-3: protein MSTGGRFDFDDGGSYCGGWEQGKAHGRGVCTGPQGQGEYAGAWSHGFEVLGVYTWPSGNSYKGTWAQGKRHGIGVETKGRWEYRGEWTQGFKGRYGQLESTASGARYEGTWSNGLQDGYGTETYSDGGTYQGQWLGGMRHGYGVRQSVPYGMAAVILFPLRTSINSLRSEHSHGPPAVLEDGTATTPTDGVVAGLAGSPVGRGGFALVAPSEAERQRKRKGRFRQSILSGLKLRRSESKSSLASQLSKQSSFCSEAGMSTVSSAASDIHSNTSESEQGAPVDATVTEMYAGEWRSDQRAGWGVSRRSDGLHYAGEWAGNKRHGYGCTTFPDGTKEEGKYKQNVLVSGKRKNLIPLRASKIREKVDRAVEAAEKAADIAKQKAEIAVSRMSHARGKAEAAEGVAQKATEECRLARIAAKELSPSFHIYGNGLECQRPKHQGTKDKDHEVISTGTDSPELCTPDTTPPVITPDLSPVLSVPTSPPHSPLKHTHRPRNACFMRQSAVDDQGGAEIQVLVEGRGVDLPRGGANNWSDDMYPDRACSSRSTTPSLLEEQEGQLNGHEQAPLSNHKPREKSISNHKPRDHASSYRAWEHSLSNQKLSKHASSNHKSRDYSSSNHKTWDHSSTNHKTCEHVSSNYKPQVHILSNHKALDHNMSNHKTSEHASSNHKPQEYILSNHNAKDHVSSSCYNPREHVYSNHHPKQHNHSNHKLNEHAVIDQRLDGHTGGWTAESTLRWSPAHSRLTEQDEEKMNDYTVDMRLHCPDSQTSRGLGQESPAPKNNRLRSRSLRPVREGSMDSVQMLDNLNVGAELEEWPLHRDLTLSPPLKSQPITLEQEGEQFTLKSNSGSSSILVVMVILLNIGVAILFIHFFI, encoded by the exons ATGTCCACTGGAGGCAGGTTTGACTTTGATGACGGGGGGTCGTACTGCGGGGGGTGGGAGCAGGGTAAGGCCCATGGCCGAGGTGTCTGCACAGGACCCCAGGGTCAGGGTGAGTACGCTGGGGCCTGGAGTCACGGCTTCGAGGTCCTGGGCGTGTACACGTGGCCAAGTGGGAACAGCTATAAGGGCACCTGGGCACAGGGCAAGCGGCATGGCATCGGAGTGGAGACCAAGGGTCGCTGGGAATACAGAGGAGAGTGGACGCAGGGGTTCAAAGGTCGATATGGGCAGCTGGAGAGCACGGCCAGCGGGGCCCGGTACGAGGGGACATGGAGCAATGGGTTGCAGGATGGATATGGCACTGAAACCTATTCTGACGGAG gAACCTACCAAGGCCAGTGGCTGGGAGGGATGCGCCACGGCTATGGTGTGCGACAGAGTGTGCCGTACGGCATGGCAGCTGTCATCCTCTTCCCTCTGCGAACATCTATAAACTCTCTCCGCTCTGAGCACAGCCATGGCCCTCCTGCTGTGCTGGAGGATGGCACTGCCACCACGCCTACAGATGGGGTGGTGGCCGGACTGGCTGGGAGCCCAGTGGGCCGGGGTGGGTTTGCTCTTGTGGCACCGAGTGAGGCCGAACggcagaggaagagaaaaggcCGCTTTCGGCAGTCTATCCTAAGTGGCCTGAAGCTTCGGCGCTCTGAGTCCAAAAGTTCTCTAGCCAGTCAGCTCAGCAAGCAGAGCTCCTTCTGCAGCGAGGCCGGCATGAGCACCGTCAGCTCTGCTGCATCTGACATCCACTCCAACACCAGTGAGAGTGAACAGGGCGCTCCTGTGGATGCCACTGTCACTGAGATGTATGCTGGAGAGTGGAGGAGTGACCAGAGAGCTGGCTGGGGCGTGAGCAGGCGCTCAGATGGCCTGCATTATGCAGGCGAATGGGCGGGCAACAAGAGGCACGGATATGGCTGCACCACCTTCCCCGATGGCACCAAGGAGGAGGGAAAATACAAGCAGAATGTGCTGGTGAGCGGAAAACGCAAGAACCTGATCCCCCTGAGGGCCAGTAAAATCCGAGAGAAGGTGGACCGAGCTGTGGAAGCTGCGGAGAAGGCCGCGGACATCGCCAAGCAGAAAGCAGAGATTGCTGTGTCGAG GATGAGCCACGCTCGTGGGAAGGCAGAGGCTGCAGAAGGTGTGGCGCAGAAAGCCACGGAGGAGTGTCGACTGGCTCGGATAGCTGCCAAAGAGCTTTCACCCTCCTTTCACATCTATGGCAATG GGCTCGAATGTCAGCGGCCCAAACACCAGGGCACCAAGGACAAAGACCATGAGGTCATCTCCACAGGAACAGACAGTCCGGAGCTGTGCACTCCTGACACCACGCCACCTGTGATAACACCTGATCTCAGCCCCGTGCTGAGCGTACCCACCTCACCTCCCCACAGTCCACTCAAACACACCCATCGCCCCAGGAATGCTTGCTTCATGCGCCAGAGCGCCGTGGACGATCAGGGCGGGGCTGAGATCCAGGTGCTGGTAGAAGGGCGGGGGGTGGATCTGCCGAGGGGCGGGGCTAACAATTGGAGCGACGACATGTATCCGGATCGAGCGTGTAGCAGTCGCTCCACTACGCCCTCCCTTCTGGAAGAGCAGGAGGGACAACTAAATGGCCACGAACAAGCCCCTTTGTCCAACCACAAGCCACGGGAGAAATCCATTTCCAATCACAAGCCCCGGGACCACGCTTCCTCCTACAGAGCCTGGGAGCATTCCTTGTCCAACCAAAAGCTCTCCAAGCACGCCTCTTCCAATCACAAGTCAAGAGACTACTCATCGTCCAATCACAAAACATGGGATCATTCGTCCACCAATCACAAAACCTGCGAGCATGTCTCTTCCAACTACAAGCCACAGGTGCACATTTTATCCAATCACAAGGCCTTGGATCACAACATGTCCAATCACAAGACTTCTGAGCATGCTTCTTCCAATCACAAGCCCCAAGAATATATCTTGTCCAATCACAATGCCAAGGACCACGTCTCTTCTTCTTGTTACAATCCTCGAGAGCATGTCTACTCCAACCACCATCCAAAGCAGCACAACCACTCCAACCACAAGCTTAACGAGCACGCTGTAATCGACCAAAGGCTAGACGGCCACACCGGGGGCTGGACTGCTGAAAGCACCCTTAGGTGGAGCCCCGCCCACTCGCGCCTCACAGAGCAGGACGAGGAGAAGATGAATGACTATACAGTCGACATGAGGCTGCACTGTCCGGACTCGCAGACTTCTCGGGGGCTGGGACAAGAGTCCCCGGCCCCCAAGAACAACAGGCTGCGATCCAGAAGCCTTCGACCGGTCAGAGAAGGATCCATGGACTCTGTACAGATGCTGGACAACCTGAATGTGGGGGCAGAGCTGGAGGAGTGGCCACTGCACAGGGACCTCACCCTCTCCCCACCTCTAAAGTCTCAGCCCATCACTCTGGAGCAGGAAGGAGAGCAATTCACCCTCAAATCAAACTCA